Within the Erigeron canadensis isolate Cc75 chromosome 6, C_canadensis_v1, whole genome shotgun sequence genome, the region tctTCTACACCTAGCGTCTTGCTAATTTGCCTTTGTGATTAGCAAGATAAACAGAAACCTTTGTAATTAACATATAATTGcaaagaaaaacaataattggatttaatatataattggaTTATGATCGGGAAAACAAAGCCAAAACCGTACACGATTGAGATCTTGAACAGGAAACTCTTCTAGACTTTGTAATTTTGAAGCGTTTGAATTCAAAACCAGAAACTTCTAGCCAACCTAAAAACAAAACGACTAAAACGCCAACCAGCAATACGCGACAATTAAGTACAGAATATAGAAACTCAAGACAGCAATTTGGTCCTTGTCAGAAAACAACAGCAATTTGCATTAAAATAATTGTGCTGCTTAACTTAGCCTACATACTAATATCAACATGAGCTAAAACATTTCATCATCagcataatattaaaaacagCTTTTAATCATCTTAACACCTATGAAATTGTAAGTAAAGTAAGAAGCATAATGGGGTCCTGCACAGTATGAACCCATTCTTATCACTTTAACAACTAAAACTAAAACCCATTATTTCACAAAAGTTGAAGAACACTGTACAGATGGATAAATGAGGCCCACTTGGATGATTAGTTGCGCCCCAGCCTAACCAGATGCTGCTGATGTTTTGCAGCAGCCGCTTTATCAGCAGCTTCACGTTTCAGAGTCCTTTTGGCTCGGCGGCCAACTGCAGCCACATCACgagctgctgctgctgcagCAGACTCTTTCTTTTTAGGCTCACGGGACGAAGGGCCAGCACCCAAATCCTGGAAGTGAGGTTGATAAATGGGTCGAGCTTCTTGTTTTCCAGCTCTTACAAAACCGTTGTTCCCCCATCTCCGGTTGCCAATGCGGATGTTGATATTGGATGAACGGCCCAGATACACTTCATCCAGATCatcatcctcttcttcttcttcatacTCATAAGGATAAAAGTCTTCCAGAATGTGATCATCCAACACTTCATGGCTTTCAACGTGCAAAGGATGGAACCATGAAGCTCTTAGGAGAAGGCACA harbors:
- the LOC122605823 gene encoding uncharacterized protein LOC122605823; the protein is MDSSAAAAINPVDGQQIITAFPDLSIHQDDDKEEVVVVVSSCQENRDGKKDGDPNENHHGLCAICLNKIALEDTALVKGCEHAYCVVCILRWATYKKEPTCPQCKHPFEFLNIHRSLDGSIHDYMFEESVCLLLRASWFHPLHVESHEVLDDHILEDFYPYEYEEEEEDDDLDEVYLGRSSNINIRIGNRRWGNNGFVRAGKQEARPIYQPHFQDLGAGPSSREPKKKESAAAAAARDVAAVGRRAKRTLKREAADKAAAAKHQQHLVRLGRN